The DNA region TAATTCTCATACACATAAATAATAATTGATATTCATCTATATCGGCTTGGATTTAAATTCATTTTCAGAAAGACATGTTGGTGTCATTTTTTAACagagaaaaacacaaattactTTAGCAAGTTTCACCATTTTCTCACACAAAAATCCAGTAATCATTATTCATTAATAAGCTATTCATATATGTGTTaatattcaaattttgaatatgAGTAAGTAAACGAAAATGCTTGTTATGGAGAAAAGAGAATAATATGATGGCTATTTTGGAGCTAAACCTCGAGAAGAATCAAGAATGACACTCAAAATCACAAGATTTGGGGGAAAATTCTCTAATAGATTTCAAGTTGAATTTTCAATGAAATCTTAACAtattaggtttatgagtcatATCTTTTATAAAGTCTTCATGATCCCCCCATATTTAATAAATGTGTACACTTCAACTCACACTTGAACTCCCGACATTctcccctcaagtgtgagtcatTCGTTTATCATTGCGTTAGCGGAATACGCCGCCATGAAGACTTTCAGTAAAAGGAGTTGTCATCATGGCTTCAGCAACTATCAGCTCTTAcaccacttgttggggagatAGTGGGAGCCCATGGGGCAACACCGAATACCCTAAGAGATTTAGACACCACATCTTTACCAAAAACTTTAACGCATTAAGTTTATGAGTTATATCTCTCATAAAGTCTTCACCTCTCACTTATTTTAAAGTAATGTGGGACTCCAAACTCACTTGAATTCTCAATTTGGTCCACTAAGTTGGATGGTATCGTGGTGACTAGGCAATACCTCTCATGCATTCAAGATATTTGAGGCCTATCGTAAAGCCAGCCATTATATATACAGGTAGATATACTTACCTAAGGTTATATATATAGCAGTCAGATATCCATCAGTTGCATAGATCTTGAAGATAATTAATTAAGCATGAGTAGAGGTGATAATTCTGGTGGTGGACAGAGCTCTTTGGGTTACCTTTTCAGGTCAGAAGAGCAGCCAAGTCAGCCTCAGCCAACAAAGACAGCTCCATTACCACCCTATGGCATTGACATCGACAACAACTCCCCTGATGCTGGGGCTCCTCCTAACACCAAAGTTGCTGTCTCAAACAACCGATCTCAAGGCCCGAATTTGGGAAACTTTGTCACTGTAAGCTTCTATATTTGATGTTTAATAATGAATGAGATATTTATATTCATTAATTGCCAATGTCCTTCAAACTTATTGATCATATATCTTAATTAACTTTGTTAATACAGTTTTCTTAATGTGTTAAATATGATGATTCAGGATCGTCCATCAACTAAAGTCAAGTCGGTTCCTGGGGGACATTCATCGCTTGGATACTTGTTTGGAGATAAGTGATGTTTCTTTCTCCGACGTATAGGTGGTTAAGAAAAGGAAAATCAACACCTAGTATTGCAGCgtaaatatgtatatatatcatatatgtatGGGGTTTGAATGATCACTTATGATTTGATTTTAAGGATTAAAAAGACagccaaaaaaaattcaaataaggGATTAAGTTATCCCACTGTCTTGAGAAGAAATGGGAAGAAATCAGTGTGTGCTTTCTCTTGTAATTTGATCAGGTTGAATTGAATGTTTAGAGTGTTATTTAAGTTGTACTTCAAACAAATGTAATCGtgtgattattattttatttgtacTTCAAACAAATATAAGTTACGCTTTCATTTCAGGTTTCTATTGGTTGGTCATCTAACATAACGTATTTTTAAAATCAGTTGGCACGCAATTTTGTAGTTAAGCATGCTTTACACTAAATTATTAAGAGATAGCCAGAGAATCATTAATCAAGCTATATTTAGGATAAACAATGATTTTGACTTTCCCATATAGTGTTATTAAACTTGGCTTATCATATCATCAAACAACTTCAAGCAAATTGAGATCTCTAACAGCTTTCAAAGGATCCTGATCCTTTATCATGAATCTCTCATAATCTATTTCCGAATCTCCAAACTTtttacaccctccggtcactataATAAGCAAAAGTTAGCTTTGTaagttcattcaataaatgatgtatgcgaccattttaatgaccacatacatcatttattgaatgaatctaaaataCTAACTTTTGCTCATAATAGTGACCGGATGGTGTATATTGTAAATATTATGACTTAACTAGTATGCAAACAAACActtcaaaaaatattaaacaacTTAGTGCTTTTAGATTTTAATGTAATAGATGTTTCTTCCCttcaatagaaaaaaaaaagatgtttcTTTATTTACAGTCAACAAGTTCAGCCAAGAAACAAGCCCACATCGTATGTAAGAGCCGGATATCATAATGCAGATGTAACAACAGAAAAGAGCTTTCAAAGATTATGACAGACCCGCAGTCCTTGAGTATTCCCCTTGAGCAAACTTCAACATAATACAACTTTTATAACTTGTGAAGATAATGATGGACAGGAAATGACACTGTACTTAAGGAGTTAAGGTGAAAGAAGTTTATCTTGCTACACTTGTACAAGGAAGAATTACTAAGAGGGTGGATCTGGGTTGTACTTCACTGATTCTCTCCAGATGAGCTCCTTGATGTGCTCTTCAGTGCATGATGGCTGCTCAAAATCAAAACTAAATGGCATGGGACCAACTGGTTCATCATTGATGTCATGAAGGGATGAAAGATATGGGTGACATAGTGCCTCATCAACTGCAAATGAATGAAAATACTACTTAGatatgaaaagaagaaagaatttaTATTCAATAAGCAAGTTATAAAATTGGTTCTCAGAACATGATTCTTCTAGTATACCTGTAATACGTTTGTTGGGATCAAAGACAAGCATCTTTTCTAGTAGATCCACAGCCTCAGGCGACATCTTAGGGAATCTTGCTGAGAAATTTTGCTTTCTGCATTGTGGAAGCTGTCTAACATATCTTCGGGAATTTTCACTTCGGAGAAATCCAATGCTGGCATCATCAGGGGAACCTATTAACTTTTAAGCAAAAGGAAAACAGAATGCAAGTGTAGTGTTACAACTCGTAGTAATCAATTTAAGGGGACTGTAAGATCAGCTTATATGGATTCCATGCATTTTAACAATGACAGAATTCAAGATGGATGTATACTATAATGGACTAGAGTATGCCTTTTATCTTTCCCTGGTGCAAATTACTGTCTTAACTCTTAAGCAGGATTAGAACTTAACAcaacaaaaaaacaataaaCTAATGCAGTAAATAGGTAATGCAATAGATTATCTAGAATACTTCAACAACCCCTAACTTCAAATGAAAGAACCAAAGCCATACCTCTATTATAAGCCTTAGTTGATGAACATAATCTTTCCCGGGAAACAAGGGTTCTCTGGTCATAATTTCGCCAAATATGCAACCAACTGACCAAACATCAATTGCAGAGGTGTACTCTGAACAACTAAGGAGCAATTCGGGGGCTCGGTACCATCGCGTAACAACATACTCTGTCATGAAATCCGTTTCAGATGTCGTCCTTGCCAGACCAAAGTCCCCAATTTTAAGGTCACAGTTCCCATTCAAGAGTATATTACTGGGC from Lotus japonicus ecotype B-129 chromosome 2, LjGifu_v1.2 includes:
- the LOC130741199 gene encoding protein SPIRAL1-like 5, whose protein sequence is MSRGDNSGGGQSSLGYLFRSEEQPSQPQPTKTAPLPPYGIDIDNNSPDAGAPPNTKVAVSNNRSQGPNLGNFVTDRPSTKVKSVPGGHSSLGYLFGDK
- the LOC130741198 gene encoding mitogen-activated protein kinase homolog MMK2-like isoform X1 gives rise to the protein MASKGKENESVKTVLVHGGRYAQYNVYGNVFEVSSKYTPPIRPIGRGAYGFVCSAVDSDTQEEVAIKKIGNTFDNIIDAKRTLREIMLLRHMDHENIIAIKDIIRPARKEAFNDVYIVYELMDTDLHQIIRSNQPLTDDHCQYFLYQLLRGLKYVHSTNVLHRDLKPSNILLNGNCDLKIGDFGLARTTSETDFMTEYVVTRWYRAPELLLSCSEYTSAIDVWSVGCIFGEIMTREPLFPGKDYVHQLRLIIELIGSPDDASIGFLRSENSRRYVRQLPQCRKQNFSARFPKMSPEAVDLLEKMLVFDPNKRITVDEALCHPYLSSLHDINDEPVGPMPFSFDFEQPSCTEEHIKELIWRESVKYNPDPPS